Proteins from a single region of Pseudomonas ekonensis:
- a CDS encoding sensor histidine kinase — protein MPLRQRLENLPVGQKLLAALLVLLTTVLLVANLTFISAAYYISQESMAPQALQTIGRLVSNPALVAEALQSPQSAERLLKELDSYSPLRAAALYDGKGERIAQVQRGDKLSLPERYRHIEAWQLTEFRSNQLITLPRPGAAPGHLLLVASSELPVAFYTGTLTASLGILIFSVLLWLVIARQIKRLITRPIHQLEELSRQVTREENYALRASRGNHDEIGSLAEAFNTMLSRIEAREQQLKRARDDSQAAYDQAQGLAEETRHTNRKLELEVQVRSKIEKKLTGFQNYLNSIIDSMPSALIALDEQLYVTQWNQEASALSGTRLDEALNQPIFLAFEPLKPFLPQLKQTVEQHTVAKIERVTWLKDDEPKHYALTFYPLMGGAGRGVVIRIDDITQRLSLEEMMVQSEKMLSVGGLAAGMAHEINNPLGAILHNVQNIRRRLSADLPKNLEQAELLGLELEAVNRYLQNREVPQLLDGIQQAGARAAKIVTHMLSFSRRSTRQMAPCDLPALIDQAVEIAGNDFDLAIGFDFKGQAIVRQFDPALGPVPGTANELEQVLLNLLKNAAQAIHQREDDREPGRITLRTRLNPPWAEIQVEDNGIGMSENVRKRTFEPFFTTKEIGQGTGLGLSVSYFIVTNNHKGQMEVQSTLGQGTCFTLRLPLVQPTANAPELNQIAR, from the coding sequence ATGCCATTGCGCCAGCGCCTCGAAAACCTGCCGGTCGGCCAGAAACTGCTGGCCGCCCTGCTGGTGCTGTTGACCACCGTCCTGCTGGTCGCCAACCTGACCTTCATCAGCGCCGCCTACTACATTTCCCAGGAAAGCATGGCGCCCCAGGCGTTGCAGACCATCGGCCGGCTGGTGTCGAACCCGGCCCTGGTGGCCGAGGCCCTGCAATCGCCGCAAAGCGCCGAACGGCTGCTCAAGGAGCTCGACAGCTATTCGCCGCTGCGCGCCGCCGCCCTGTATGACGGCAAAGGCGAACGCATCGCCCAGGTGCAGCGCGGCGACAAGCTCAGCCTGCCCGAGCGCTACCGGCACATCGAAGCCTGGCAACTGACCGAGTTTCGCAGCAACCAACTGATCACCCTGCCCCGCCCCGGCGCGGCCCCCGGCCACCTGCTGCTGGTGGCCAGCAGCGAACTGCCGGTGGCGTTCTACACCGGCACCCTCACGGCCAGCCTGGGCATCCTGATCTTCAGCGTGCTGCTGTGGCTGGTCATCGCCCGGCAGATCAAGCGCCTGATCACCCGGCCGATCCACCAGCTCGAAGAGCTGTCACGCCAGGTGACCCGCGAAGAGAACTACGCCCTGCGCGCCTCCCGGGGCAACCACGACGAGATCGGCAGCCTGGCCGAGGCGTTCAACACCATGCTGTCGCGCATCGAGGCCCGCGAGCAGCAGCTCAAGCGCGCCCGCGACGACTCCCAGGCCGCCTACGACCAGGCCCAGGGCCTGGCCGAGGAAACCCGCCACACCAACCGCAAGCTGGAACTCGAAGTCCAGGTGCGCAGCAAGATCGAAAAGAAGCTCACGGGTTTCCAGAACTACCTCAACAGCATCATCGACTCCATGCCCTCGGCGCTGATCGCCCTCGACGAACAGCTCTACGTGACCCAGTGGAACCAGGAGGCCAGCGCCCTATCCGGCACGCGGCTGGACGAAGCGCTGAACCAGCCGATCTTCCTTGCGTTCGAACCGCTCAAGCCGTTCCTGCCGCAGCTCAAGCAGACCGTCGAGCAGCACACCGTGGCGAAGATCGAGCGGGTGACCTGGCTCAAGGACGACGAGCCCAAGCACTACGCCCTCACCTTCTACCCCTTGATGGGCGGCGCCGGGCGCGGCGTGGTGATCCGGATCGACGACATCACCCAACGCCTGTCGCTCGAGGAAATGATGGTGCAGTCGGAGAAGATGCTGTCGGTCGGCGGCCTCGCCGCCGGCATGGCCCACGAAATCAACAACCCGTTGGGGGCGATCCTGCACAACGTGCAGAACATCCGCCGGCGGCTGTCGGCGGACCTGCCGAAGAACCTCGAGCAGGCCGAACTGCTGGGCCTGGAACTGGAGGCGGTCAACCGCTACCTGCAGAACCGCGAAGTGCCGCAACTGCTCGACGGCATCCAGCAGGCCGGCGCCCGGGCCGCGAAGATCGTCACCCACATGCTCAGCTTCAGCCGCCGCAGCACCCGGCAGATGGCCCCGTGCGACCTGCCGGCGCTGATCGACCAGGCCGTGGAGATCGCCGGCAACGACTTCGACCTGGCCATCGGCTTCGACTTCAAGGGCCAGGCGATCGTCCGCCAGTTCGACCCGGCGCTCGGCCCGGTGCCGGGCACCGCCAACGAACTGGAGCAAGTGCTGCTCAACCTGCTGAAGAACGCCGCCCAGGCCATCCACCAGCGCGAGGACGACCGCGAGCCGGGCCGGATCACCCTGCGCACCCGACTGAACCCGCCGTGGGCGGAGATCCAGGTCGAAGACAACGGCATCGGCATGAGCGAGAACGTGCGCAAGCGCACCTTCGAGCCATTCTTCACCACCAAGGAAATCGGTCAGGGCACAGGGCTTGGGCTGTCGGTGTCGTACTTCATCGTCACCAACAACCACAAAGGCCAGATGGAAGTGCAGTCCACGCTCGGTCAGGGCACCTGCTTCACCCTGCGCCTGCCGCTCGTGCAACCGACCGCCAATGCACCCGAACTGAATCAGATAGCGAGGTAA
- a CDS encoding putative 2-dehydropantoate 2-reductase, whose amino-acid sequence MSTPWHVLGAGSLGTLWATRLARAGRPVRLILRDAARLRDYEATGGLTLVEHGEPATWAVPAQTPDHPEPIRRLLVACKAYDAESAVARLAPRLAPDAELILLQNGLGSQEAVAARVPHARCIFASSTEGAFRDGDWRVVFAGHGYTWLGDAAHPVAPIWLDDLCAAKIPHEWSTDILTRLWRKLALNCAINPLTVLHDCRNGGLQQHACEVATLCAELTDLLERCGQPAAADNLQQEVERVIQATAANFSSMHQDVTNRRRTEISYLLGHACKAAERHRLNLPHLHQLQQRLITHLQRLGLPGD is encoded by the coding sequence ATGTCCACCCCTTGGCATGTGCTCGGCGCCGGCAGCCTCGGCACCTTGTGGGCCACGCGCCTGGCCCGGGCCGGACGGCCGGTGCGGCTGATCCTGCGTGACGCGGCGCGCCTGCGCGACTACGAAGCGACCGGCGGGCTGACCCTGGTGGAGCACGGCGAACCGGCCACCTGGGCCGTGCCGGCGCAGACGCCGGATCACCCGGAGCCCATCCGGCGGCTGCTGGTGGCGTGCAAAGCCTATGACGCCGAAAGCGCCGTCGCCCGCCTCGCCCCGCGCCTGGCGCCGGACGCCGAGCTGATCCTGCTGCAGAACGGCCTCGGCAGCCAGGAAGCGGTCGCCGCCCGGGTGCCGCATGCGCGGTGCATTTTCGCCTCGAGCACCGAAGGCGCCTTCCGCGACGGCGACTGGCGCGTGGTGTTCGCCGGCCATGGCTACACCTGGCTCGGCGATGCCGCGCATCCGGTGGCCCCGATCTGGCTGGACGACCTCTGCGCCGCGAAGATCCCCCACGAGTGGAGCACCGACATCCTCACCCGCCTGTGGCGCAAACTGGCGCTCAATTGCGCGATCAATCCCCTGACGGTGCTGCACGACTGCCGCAACGGCGGCTTGCAGCAGCATGCCTGCGAAGTCGCCACCCTGTGCGCCGAGCTGACCGACCTGCTGGAGCGCTGCGGCCAGCCGGCCGCCGCCGACAACCTGCAACAAGAGGTCGAACGGGTGATCCAGGCCACGGCCGCCAACTTCTCCTCGATGCACCAGGACGTGACGAACCGGCGCCGCACCGAGATCAGCTACCTGCTGGGCCACGCCTGCAAAGCCGCCGAGCGGCATAGGCTGAACCTGCCCCACCTGCATCAGTTGCAGCAGCGCCTGATCACCCATCTGCAACGCCTCGGATTGCCCGGCGATTGA
- a CDS encoding YajQ family cyclic di-GMP-binding protein, with the protein MPSFDVVSELDKHEVTNAVENAVKELDRRYDLKGKGSFEFKDKDLTVNLTAEAEFQLEAMIEILKLALVKRKIDVQCLEVKDAFASGKVMKQEAVLKEGIDKELAKKIVAHIKDAKLKVQAAIQGEQVRVTGKKRDDLQEAIAALRAKEFGMPLQFNNFRD; encoded by the coding sequence ATGCCGTCGTTCGACGTGGTATCCGAGCTGGACAAACACGAAGTCACCAACGCGGTCGAGAACGCCGTGAAGGAGCTCGATCGTCGCTATGACCTCAAAGGCAAGGGCAGCTTCGAGTTCAAGGACAAGGACCTGACCGTCAACCTGACCGCTGAAGCCGAGTTCCAGCTGGAAGCGATGATCGAGATCCTCAAGCTGGCCCTGGTCAAGCGCAAGATCGATGTGCAGTGCCTTGAGGTCAAGGACGCTTTCGCATCGGGCAAGGTGATGAAACAGGAAGCCGTGCTCAAGGAAGGCATCGACAAAGAGCTGGCGAAGAAGATCGTCGCGCACATCAAGGACGCCAAGCTCAAGGTGCAGGCCGCCATCCAGGGCGAGCAGGTGCGCGTCACCGGCAAGAAGCGCGATGACCTGCAGGAAGCCATCGCGGCGCTGCGCGCCAAGGAATTCGGCATGCCGCTGCAGTTCAACAACTTCCGCGACTGA
- a CDS encoding mechanosensitive ion channel family protein: MDLNAEVDNLVKVSQAWIPMIMEYGSRVLLAVVTLAIGWWLINKVTQKLGGLLALRNADLALQGFISSLANIILKVLLIVSVASMIGVETTSFVAAIGAAGLAIGLALQGSLANFAGGVLILLFRPFRIGDWIEAQGVAGTVDSIQIFHTVLRTGDNKTIIVPNGNLSNGIITNTNRQPTRKVVFDVGVDYEADLQKARQVLLELAKDERVLQDPAPQAVISTLGDSSITVSLRVWVKTADYWDVMFMFNELSRDRLKTAGIDIPFPQRVIRVVQESAVQ, encoded by the coding sequence ATGGATTTGAATGCTGAGGTGGACAACCTCGTCAAGGTGTCTCAGGCGTGGATCCCGATGATCATGGAATACGGCAGCCGCGTCTTGCTGGCGGTCGTGACCCTGGCCATCGGTTGGTGGCTGATCAACAAGGTCACCCAGAAGCTCGGCGGCCTGCTGGCCCTGCGCAATGCCGACCTGGCGCTGCAAGGTTTCATCAGCAGCCTGGCGAACATCATTCTGAAGGTGCTGCTGATCGTCAGCGTGGCGTCGATGATCGGCGTCGAAACCACATCGTTCGTCGCGGCCATCGGTGCGGCCGGCCTGGCCATCGGCCTGGCGTTGCAGGGCAGCCTGGCGAACTTCGCCGGCGGCGTGCTGATTCTGCTGTTCCGTCCGTTCCGCATCGGTGACTGGATCGAAGCCCAAGGCGTGGCCGGCACCGTCGACAGCATCCAGATTTTCCACACCGTGCTGCGCACCGGCGACAACAAGACCATCATCGTGCCCAACGGCAACCTGTCGAACGGCATCATCACCAACACCAACCGTCAGCCGACCCGCAAGGTCGTGTTCGATGTCGGCGTCGACTACGAAGCCGATCTGCAAAAGGCCCGTCAGGTGCTGTTGGAGTTGGCCAAAGATGAACGCGTGTTGCAGGATCCTGCGCCGCAAGCGGTTATTTCGACCCTGGGCGACAGTTCGATCACTGTTTCCCTGCGCGTCTGGGTCAAGACCGCAGACTATTGGGATGTGATGTTCATGTTTAATGAACTGTCCCGCGACCGTTTAAAGACCGCCGGCATTGATATTCCGTTTCCGCAACGGGTGATTCGTGTGGTTCAGGAATCGGCGGTTCAGTGA
- a CDS encoding OprD family porin yields the protein MRVMKWSMIALAVAAAASTQLATAAPFVSDQSEAKGFVEDAKFDLLLRNYYYNRNKKDGAVDDKDWTQGFQAHFSSGYTQGTVGVGVEGWGQLAIKLDGSDKYSGSGNLSTNAQGENNDSQGKAGAAVKFRVSKTELKIGDMQPSTAPVFAVGGSRILHQTASGIQLQSSEVKDLDLEAGHFYSATSQDRNARDGDLWANYAGVRAKSIDYFGGKYGITDNLSASLYGAKLEDIWNQYYANVNLTTPFGGDTSLNTDFNIYRTTDTGSANAGEISNTAWSLATALSFLKAHTFTIGFQKVNGDTPFDYIGVGKNNRGGDSIFLANSIQYSDFNAPGEKSVQARYDLKMAEYGVPGLSFMARYVKGWDIDGTNTPVGSAYTGLYGEDGKHHETNVEAKYVVQSGPAKDLSFRIRQAWHRANADEGEGDVDEFRLIVDYPLSIL from the coding sequence ATGCGCGTGATGAAGTGGAGCATGATCGCACTGGCAGTTGCTGCAGCAGCCAGTACTCAGCTGGCTACGGCCGCACCTTTTGTAAGTGACCAGTCTGAAGCCAAAGGCTTTGTTGAAGACGCCAAGTTCGACCTGTTGCTTCGCAACTACTACTACAACCGCAACAAGAAAGACGGTGCGGTGGACGACAAGGACTGGACCCAGGGCTTCCAGGCTCACTTCAGCTCCGGCTACACCCAAGGCACCGTGGGTGTGGGCGTTGAAGGCTGGGGTCAACTGGCGATCAAACTGGACGGCTCCGACAAGTACTCCGGTTCGGGCAACCTGAGCACCAACGCCCAGGGCGAGAACAACGACAGCCAAGGCAAAGCCGGCGCCGCCGTCAAGTTCCGCGTATCCAAGACCGAGCTGAAGATCGGCGACATGCAGCCAAGCACCGCTCCGGTGTTCGCTGTAGGCGGCTCCCGCATCCTTCACCAAACCGCCAGCGGTATCCAACTGCAGAGCAGCGAAGTCAAAGACCTGGATCTGGAAGCCGGTCACTTCTACTCCGCCACCAGCCAGGACCGCAACGCCCGTGACGGCGACCTGTGGGCCAACTACGCTGGCGTACGCGCCAAGAGCATCGACTACTTCGGCGGCAAGTACGGCATCACCGACAACCTGAGCGCATCGCTCTACGGCGCCAAGCTGGAAGACATCTGGAACCAGTACTACGCCAACGTGAACCTCACCACGCCGTTCGGTGGTGACACTTCGCTGAACACCGACTTCAACATCTACCGCACCACCGACACCGGTAGCGCGAACGCCGGCGAAATCAGCAACACCGCCTGGTCCCTGGCAACCGCCCTGTCCTTCCTGAAAGCCCACACCTTCACCATCGGCTTCCAGAAAGTGAACGGCGACACCCCGTTCGACTACATCGGCGTGGGCAAGAACAACCGCGGCGGCGACTCGATCTTCCTCGCCAACTCCATCCAGTACTCTGACTTCAACGCCCCTGGCGAGAAGTCCGTTCAGGCTCGCTATGACCTGAAGATGGCCGAGTACGGCGTTCCAGGCCTGAGCTTCATGGCCCGTTACGTCAAAGGTTGGGACATCGACGGCACCAACACTCCGGTCGGCAGCGCCTACACCGGTCTGTACGGCGAAGACGGCAAACACCACGAAACCAACGTGGAAGCCAAATACGTCGTTCAATCCGGCCCGGCCAAAGACCTGTCCTTCCGTATCCGTCAAGCCTGGCACCGTGCTAACGCTGACGAAGGCGAAGGTGATGTTGACGAGTTCCGCCTGATCGTAGACTACCCACTGTCGATCTTGTAA
- a CDS encoding HIT family protein: MFALDSRLQQDTLTIGDFPLCRLLLSNDSNYPWFILVPRREDISELFQLDVADQQRLWQETTALAEVLKDSFDADKLNVATLGNVVSQLHMHVIVRKRDDAAWPAPVWGKHPAKPYEAAQVTAIRERLRLVLGDEFTFLEA; encoded by the coding sequence GTGTTTGCTTTAGATTCACGACTTCAACAGGACACCCTGACGATCGGCGACTTCCCGCTCTGCCGCTTGCTGCTGTCCAACGACTCCAACTATCCGTGGTTCATCCTGGTGCCACGCCGCGAAGATATCAGCGAGTTGTTTCAGTTGGATGTCGCCGACCAGCAACGCCTGTGGCAGGAAACCACCGCGCTGGCCGAGGTGCTCAAGGATTCGTTCGATGCCGACAAGCTCAATGTCGCGACGCTGGGCAATGTCGTCAGCCAACTGCACATGCATGTGATCGTGCGCAAGCGTGACGACGCCGCCTGGCCGGCGCCGGTCTGGGGCAAGCACCCGGCCAAGCCTTACGAGGCGGCGCAGGTGACGGCCATCCGCGAGCGGCTGCGTCTGGTGCTGGGCGATGAATTCACGTTTCTGGAGGCCTGA
- a CDS encoding SlyX family protein, translating into MSLEQRVTDLESRLAFQDDTIQALNDVLVEQQRVVERLQLQMAALLKRQEELVGQIGSFEEDAPPPHY; encoded by the coding sequence ATGAGCCTTGAACAACGGGTTACCGATCTGGAAAGCCGTCTGGCGTTTCAGGACGACACCATCCAGGCGCTGAACGATGTGCTGGTGGAGCAGCAGCGGGTGGTCGAGCGCCTGCAGTTGCAGATGGCCGCGCTGCTCAAGCGTCAGGAAGAGCTGGTCGGCCAGATCGGCTCCTTCGAAGAGGACGCGCCGCCGCCCCACTACTGA
- a CDS encoding cold-shock protein, with protein MLKIVHLLMGAAALLLSFIPSLRSEAVPYLQQPDALYLALFGLLNLVLAPVIPQWSKGPRQHLQNLASALLLLTVVLQTLTLIAPMPVIAGQPAVLFSLAIALVAVALHLAVGLHKSSPAAAAPSYDMSNRDTGTVKWFNTSKGFGFISRDSGDDIFVHFRAIRGEGHRVLVEGQRVEFSVMNRDKGLQAEDVIAALPRR; from the coding sequence ATGTTGAAAATCGTCCACCTGCTAATGGGCGCAGCAGCCTTGCTGCTGTCCTTCATACCCAGCCTGAGGTCCGAAGCCGTACCTTACCTGCAACAGCCCGATGCCCTGTACCTGGCCCTTTTCGGCCTGCTGAACCTGGTGCTGGCGCCTGTGATCCCGCAATGGAGCAAGGGCCCTCGCCAACACCTGCAAAACCTGGCCAGCGCCTTGCTGCTGCTGACCGTGGTCCTGCAGACCCTGACGCTGATCGCGCCGATGCCGGTCATCGCCGGCCAGCCGGCCGTGCTGTTCAGCCTGGCCATCGCCCTGGTCGCCGTGGCGCTGCACCTGGCCGTCGGCTTGCACAAGTCCTCGCCGGCCGCCGCAGCGCCGAGCTACGACATGAGCAACCGCGATACCGGTACGGTGAAGTGGTTCAACACCTCCAAGGGCTTCGGCTTCATCTCCCGGGATTCCGGCGACGACATCTTCGTCCACTTCCGGGCCATCCGCGGTGAAGGCCACCGCGTACTGGTCGAAGGCCAGCGCGTGGAGTTCTCGGTGATGAACCGCGACAAAGGCCTGCAAGCCGAGGACGTGATCGCAGCCCTGCCCCGCCGCTGA
- a CDS encoding Dps family protein: MAIDIGISEEDRKSIVDGLSRLLSDTYVLYLKTHNFHWNVTGPMFRTLHLMFEEQYNELALAVDLIAERIRALGFPAPGAYSTYARLSSIKEEEGVPSAEDMIRQLVAGQEAVTRTARGIFPLLDKVSDEPTADLLTQRMQVHEKTAWMLRALLEA; encoded by the coding sequence ATGGCCATCGATATCGGTATCAGTGAAGAAGACCGCAAATCCATCGTCGACGGGTTGTCCCGGCTGCTGTCGGACACCTACGTGCTGTATCTGAAGACCCACAACTTCCACTGGAACGTCACCGGCCCCATGTTCCGCACGCTGCACCTGATGTTCGAGGAGCAGTACAACGAACTGGCCCTGGCCGTCGATCTGATCGCCGAGCGAATCCGCGCCCTGGGCTTCCCGGCGCCGGGGGCCTATTCGACCTACGCCAGGCTGTCCTCGATCAAAGAAGAGGAAGGCGTACCGAGCGCCGAAGACATGATCCGGCAACTGGTCGCCGGGCAAGAAGCCGTGACCCGCACCGCCCGTGGCATTTTCCCGCTGCTGGACAAGGTCAGCGACGAGCCCACCGCGGACCTGCTGACCCAGCGCATGCAAGTGCACGAGAAGACCGCGTGGATGCTCCGCGCACTGCTCGAGGCCTGA
- a CDS encoding ribbon-helix-helix domain-containing protein — MADGDRRSDRTVAAQGKLKVDPFDDGLDMALIRPLSRSVRLNGFATCLRLEQVYWNILGGMAQDNACSVNALLSHVDREVHLRHGGVKNFSALVRVVCVMRGLKAPVGAAPPPC, encoded by the coding sequence ATGGCAGATGGAGACAGGCGAAGCGACAGGACGGTCGCCGCGCAAGGAAAACTGAAGGTCGACCCGTTTGACGACGGCCTCGACATGGCGCTGATCAGGCCGTTGTCCCGATCCGTGCGTCTGAACGGATTTGCGACGTGCCTGAGGCTGGAGCAGGTCTACTGGAACATTCTCGGCGGCATGGCTCAGGACAACGCATGCTCGGTCAATGCGCTGCTCTCCCACGTGGACCGGGAAGTGCACCTGCGGCACGGCGGCGTGAAGAACTTCAGCGCGCTGGTGCGGGTGGTGTGCGTGATGCGCGGGCTCAAGGCGCCGGTGGGCGCTGCGCCGCCCCCGTGTTGA
- a CDS encoding FmdB family zinc ribbon protein gives MPMYDYQCASCGHQLEAIQKISDAPLVDCPACQAPALKKLLSMPGFRLSGSGWYETDFKTGAKKNLAGGDKSD, from the coding sequence ATGCCGATGTACGATTACCAATGTGCTTCCTGTGGTCATCAGTTGGAAGCCATTCAGAAGATCAGTGACGCACCGCTGGTCGATTGCCCGGCCTGTCAGGCGCCGGCGCTCAAGAAGCTGCTGTCCATGCCCGGTTTCCGCCTGAGTGGCAGCGGTTGGTACGAAACCGATTTCAAGACCGGCGCGAAGAAGAATCTGGCCGGTGGCGACAAATCTGACTAG
- the aspS gene encoding aspartate--tRNA ligase: MMRSHYCGQLNESLEGQEVTLCGWVHRRRDHGGVIFLDIRDREGLAQVVFDPDRAETFAAADRVRSEYVVKITGKVRLRPAGAGNANMASGMIEVLGYELEVLNEAETPPFPLNEYSDVGEETRLRYRFIDLRRPEMAEKLRLRSRMTTSIRRYLDENGFLDVETPILTRATPEGARDYLVPSRTHAGSFFALPQSPQLFKQLLMVAGFDRYYQIAKCFRDEDLRADRQPEFTQIDIETSFLDEKDIMGLTEGMIRALFKEVLGLEFGEFPHMTFEEAMRRYGSDKPDLRIPLELVDVADQLKDVEFKVFSGPANDPKCRIAALRVPGGASMPRKQIDDYTKFVGIYGAKGLAYIKVNERAAGVDGLQSPIVKNIPEANLNVILDRVGAVDGDIVFFGADKAKIVSEALGALRIKLGHDLNLLTCEWAPMWVVDFPMFEENDDGSFTALHHPFTAPKCTPEELEANPATALSRAYDMVLNGTELGGGSIRIHRKEMQQAVFRLLGINEAEQEEKFGFLLDALKYGAPPHGGLAFGLDRLVMLMTGAQSIREVIAFPKTQSAACVMTQAPGLVDAKALRELHIRLRETPKAE, encoded by the coding sequence ATGATGCGCAGCCATTATTGCGGCCAACTGAACGAAAGCCTGGAAGGCCAGGAAGTTACCCTTTGCGGATGGGTTCACCGTCGCCGCGACCACGGCGGGGTGATCTTCCTCGATATCCGTGATCGTGAGGGCCTGGCCCAGGTGGTCTTCGACCCGGACCGCGCCGAGACCTTCGCCGCCGCCGACCGCGTGCGCAGCGAATACGTGGTCAAGATCACCGGCAAGGTGCGCCTGCGTCCGGCCGGCGCCGGCAACGCGAACATGGCTTCGGGCATGATCGAAGTGCTGGGCTACGAGCTGGAAGTGCTGAACGAGGCGGAAACCCCGCCGTTCCCGCTCAACGAATACTCCGACGTCGGCGAAGAGACCCGCCTGCGCTACCGCTTCATCGACCTGCGCCGCCCGGAAATGGCCGAGAAGCTGCGTCTGCGTTCGCGCATGACCACCAGCATCCGCCGCTACCTGGACGAGAACGGCTTCCTGGACGTCGAGACGCCGATCCTGACCCGCGCGACGCCGGAAGGCGCCCGTGACTACCTGGTGCCGAGCCGTACCCACGCCGGTTCGTTCTTCGCGCTGCCGCAATCGCCTCAGCTGTTCAAGCAACTGCTGATGGTGGCCGGCTTCGACCGCTACTACCAGATTGCCAAGTGCTTCCGCGACGAAGACCTGCGCGCCGACCGTCAGCCGGAATTCACCCAGATCGACATCGAGACCAGCTTCCTCGATGAAAAGGACATCATGGGCCTGACCGAAGGCATGATCCGCGCCCTGTTCAAGGAAGTGCTGGGTCTGGAGTTCGGCGAGTTCCCGCACATGACCTTCGAAGAGGCCATGCGCCGCTACGGTTCCGACAAGCCTGACCTGCGTATCCCGCTGGAGCTGGTGGACGTTGCCGATCAGCTCAAGGACGTGGAGTTCAAGGTGTTCAGCGGCCCGGCCAACGATCCGAAATGCCGTATCGCCGCGCTGCGCGTCCCTGGCGGGGCGAGCATGCCGCGCAAGCAGATCGACGACTACACCAAGTTCGTCGGCATCTACGGCGCCAAGGGCCTGGCGTACATCAAGGTCAACGAGCGCGCCGCCGGTGTCGATGGCCTGCAGTCGCCGATCGTCAAGAACATCCCTGAAGCCAACCTGAACGTGATCCTCGACCGCGTCGGCGCTGTCGACGGCGACATCGTGTTCTTCGGCGCCGACAAGGCCAAGATCGTCAGCGAAGCCCTGGGCGCGCTGCGCATCAAGCTGGGTCACGACCTGAACCTGCTGACCTGCGAGTGGGCACCGATGTGGGTCGTCGACTTCCCGATGTTCGAAGAGAACGACGACGGCAGCTTCACCGCGCTGCACCACCCGTTCACCGCGCCGAAGTGCACGCCGGAGGAGCTGGAGGCCAACCCGGCCACCGCGCTGTCCCGCGCCTACGACATGGTCCTGAACGGCACCGAGCTGGGCGGCGGTTCGATCCGTATCCACCGCAAGGAAATGCAACAGGCGGTGTTCCGCCTGCTGGGCATCAACGAAGCGGAACAGGAAGAGAAGTTCGGCTTCCTGCTCGACGCGCTGAAGTACGGCGCACCGCCGCACGGTGGCCTGGCCTTCGGCCTGGACCGTCTGGTGATGCTGATGACCGGCGCCCAGTCGATCCGTGAAGTGATCGCCTTCCCGAAAACCCAGAGCGCGGCCTGCGTCATGACGCAGGCGCCGGGTCTGGTGGACGCCAAGGCACTGCGCGAACTGCACATCCGTTTGCGCGAAACGCCAAAGGCTGAGTAA
- a CDS encoding YebC/PmpR family DNA-binding transcriptional regulator, producing the protein MAGHSKWANIKHRKERQDAKRGKIFTKWIRELTVAAKQGGGDPGSNPRLRLALDKALGANMSRDIIDRAVARGAGATEADNVEELTYEGYGPGGVAVMVECMTDNRNRTAAAVRHAFSKCGGNLGTDGSVAYLFERKGQISFAPGVDEDALTDAALEADADDVVAHEDGSIEVFTSFSGFYAVKNALEAAGFKGDDAEIVMQPTTSAELDLEGAEKVLKLIDMLEDLDDVQNVYSNADIPEDVAAQLN; encoded by the coding sequence ATGGCAGGTCATTCCAAGTGGGCGAACATCAAGCACCGCAAAGAACGCCAGGATGCCAAACGGGGCAAGATCTTCACCAAGTGGATCCGTGAGCTGACCGTTGCGGCCAAGCAGGGCGGCGGCGACCCGGGCTCCAACCCGCGTCTGCGCCTGGCCCTGGACAAGGCCCTGGGCGCGAACATGAGCCGCGACATCATCGACCGCGCCGTCGCCCGTGGCGCAGGCGCGACCGAGGCCGACAACGTCGAAGAGCTGACCTACGAAGGCTACGGCCCGGGCGGCGTGGCGGTGATGGTCGAGTGCATGACCGACAACCGCAACCGCACCGCGGCGGCCGTGCGCCACGCGTTCAGCAAGTGCGGCGGCAACCTCGGCACCGACGGTTCGGTGGCGTACCTGTTCGAGCGCAAGGGCCAGATCAGCTTTGCGCCGGGTGTCGACGAGGATGCCCTGACGGACGCGGCGCTGGAGGCCGACGCCGATGACGTCGTCGCCCATGAGGACGGCTCCATCGAGGTGTTCACCTCGTTCTCCGGGTTCTATGCCGTGAAGAACGCGCTGGAGGCCGCCGGCTTCAAGGGCGATGACGCGGAAATCGTCATGCAGCCGACCACCAGCGCCGAGCTGGACCTGGAAGGGGCGGAGAAGGTGCTCAAGCTGATCGACATGCTCGAGGACCTGGACGACGTGCAGAACGTCTACTCCAACGCCGACATCCCGGAAGACGTGGCCGCCCAGCTCAACTGA